A genomic stretch from Halichoerus grypus chromosome 5, mHalGry1.hap1.1, whole genome shotgun sequence includes:
- the C5H1orf162 gene encoding transmembrane protein C1orf162 homolog isoform X3 gives MGGWHSKPEPNNDRQSASTAAPTTASAPGFLEHTNIQHLILAFFAGVLLTLLLLVLIFLIRKSYRKCHSSPWALNPPLDPHSSRDPPAKLSSPEEAHTYASIAFEISEEKSDHLTKKHSAPLDPVVYAPIKVTDSPCLSNEA, from the exons ATGGGAGGATGGCATTCCAAACCTGAACCCAACAATG ACAGACAAAGTGCCAGCACAGCGGCCCCAACAACTGCCTCTGCCCCCGGCTTCCTGGAACACACCAA CATACAGCATTTGATCTTAGCCTTTTTCGCGGGGGTCCTACTGAcactgctgctgctggtccttATCTTCCTCATCAGAAAGAGCTACAGGAAAT GTCACTCCAGTCCCTGGGCCCTGAATCCTCCCTTAGACCCTCACTCCAGCCGAGATCCTCCGGCCAAG cTTTCATCCCCGGAGGAAGCACATACCTATGCGAGCATAGCTTTCGAAATCTCAGAAGAAAAGAGTGATCACCTGACCAAGAAACATTCTGCACCCTTGGACCCAGTTGTCTATGCTCCAATCAAAGTGACAGACTCTCCCTGCCTTTCCAATGAGGCTTGA
- the C5H1orf162 gene encoding transmembrane protein C1orf162 homolog isoform X1 codes for MTGFCLRRLSKRNIFYSREDSMGGWHSKPEPNNDRQSASTAAPTTASAPGFLEHTNIQHLILAFFAGVLLTLLLLVLIFLIRKSYRKCHSSPWALNPPLDPHSSRDPPAKLSSPEEAHTYASIAFEISEEKSDHLTKKHSAPLDPVVYAPIKVTDSPCLSNEA; via the exons ATGACCGGATTTTGTCTTAGAAG GCTTTCAAAGAGGAACATTTTTTATTCTCGGGAAGACAGCATGGGAGGATGGCATTCCAAACCTGAACCCAACAATG ACAGACAAAGTGCCAGCACAGCGGCCCCAACAACTGCCTCTGCCCCCGGCTTCCTGGAACACACCAA CATACAGCATTTGATCTTAGCCTTTTTCGCGGGGGTCCTACTGAcactgctgctgctggtccttATCTTCCTCATCAGAAAGAGCTACAGGAAAT GTCACTCCAGTCCCTGGGCCCTGAATCCTCCCTTAGACCCTCACTCCAGCCGAGATCCTCCGGCCAAG cTTTCATCCCCGGAGGAAGCACATACCTATGCGAGCATAGCTTTCGAAATCTCAGAAGAAAAGAGTGATCACCTGACCAAGAAACATTCTGCACCCTTGGACCCAGTTGTCTATGCTCCAATCAAAGTGACAGACTCTCCCTGCCTTTCCAATGAGGCTTGA
- the C5H1orf162 gene encoding transmembrane protein C1orf162 homolog isoform X2, translating into MAPPKHRLSKRNIFYSREDSMGGWHSKPEPNNDRQSASTAAPTTASAPGFLEHTNIQHLILAFFAGVLLTLLLLVLIFLIRKSYRKCHSSPWALNPPLDPHSSRDPPAKLSSPEEAHTYASIAFEISEEKSDHLTKKHSAPLDPVVYAPIKVTDSPCLSNEA; encoded by the exons GCTTTCAAAGAGGAACATTTTTTATTCTCGGGAAGACAGCATGGGAGGATGGCATTCCAAACCTGAACCCAACAATG ACAGACAAAGTGCCAGCACAGCGGCCCCAACAACTGCCTCTGCCCCCGGCTTCCTGGAACACACCAA CATACAGCATTTGATCTTAGCCTTTTTCGCGGGGGTCCTACTGAcactgctgctgctggtccttATCTTCCTCATCAGAAAGAGCTACAGGAAAT GTCACTCCAGTCCCTGGGCCCTGAATCCTCCCTTAGACCCTCACTCCAGCCGAGATCCTCCGGCCAAG cTTTCATCCCCGGAGGAAGCACATACCTATGCGAGCATAGCTTTCGAAATCTCAGAAGAAAAGAGTGATCACCTGACCAAGAAACATTCTGCACCCTTGGACCCAGTTGTCTATGCTCCAATCAAAGTGACAGACTCTCCCTGCCTTTCCAATGAGGCTTGA